A stretch of the Gemmatimonadota bacterium genome encodes the following:
- a CDS encoding DUF2326 domain-containing protein has product HAREKLSPSVGSCSWEMTVKRPLHAAHQQAAVTCVNNLVKTFDQFREIQDIARRSSHAFERRKTLNAAKRQSIVPKVTKTDYSANTVTIATLESELSAIKADLAKYATNISELVNREVIELKLERDKLVRVRTDLNGRLRRSRDNLSNHRHIKSKHFTGLIELFPEIDQDRLAEVEEFHSGLARILRAELRASQRDLELELERVNEAIETIESRMARTLDSVDEPTHLVDRVYEVATALEKALDENQRYEGEQALKAEISRLQEELSKARQGVLAAIQRQLNEGMRDIVDEVFGPERKSPEITLGETNYSFEVYEDTGTGTAYSSLLVFDLTVFDRTPLPVLVHDSVLFKNIENDSVARLVGFYPKDGKQAFIALDEVDKYGPEAAAILRGRRAIQLDDDNLLYDLDWRVQKD; this is encoded by the coding sequence TCATGCTCGTGAGAAACTCAGCCCTTCGGTGGGGTCATGCTCGTGGGAAATGACAGTGAAGCGACCGCTGCACGCTGCGCATCAGCAAGCAGCGGTCACCTGTGTCAACAATCTAGTCAAGACATTCGATCAATTCCGCGAGATTCAGGACATCGCACGGCGCTCCTCACACGCGTTCGAGCGCAGGAAGACGCTAAACGCCGCGAAGCGGCAGTCCATTGTGCCGAAGGTTACGAAGACAGACTACTCGGCGAACACGGTGACCATCGCCACACTGGAATCCGAGCTATCGGCGATCAAGGCTGATCTAGCGAAGTACGCCACCAATATTTCGGAGTTGGTCAATCGAGAAGTGATTGAGCTCAAACTGGAACGGGACAAGTTGGTCCGGGTCCGGACGGACCTGAACGGACGCCTCCGCCGCAGCAGAGACAACCTCTCAAATCACAGACACATCAAGAGCAAGCACTTTACGGGCCTGATCGAGCTCTTCCCCGAGATCGACCAAGACCGGCTAGCGGAGGTGGAGGAGTTCCATAGCGGTTTGGCTCGGATTCTGCGGGCTGAGTTGAGAGCTTCGCAGAGGGACCTTGAGCTAGAACTCGAACGGGTCAACGAGGCGATTGAGACGATCGAGTCAAGGATGGCTCGCACCCTCGACTCGGTCGACGAGCCGACGCACCTCGTGGACAGAGTCTACGAGGTTGCCACAGCCCTCGAGAAGGCGCTCGACGAGAACCAGCGGTACGAGGGAGAACAAGCGCTTAAGGCCGAGATCTCTCGCCTACAGGAAGAGCTCTCGAAGGCACGTCAGGGGGTTCTCGCCGCGATTCAGAGGCAGCTCAATGAAGGCATGCGCGACATCGTTGATGAGGTCTTCGGTCCCGAACGAAAGAGCCCAGAGATCACCCTTGGTGAGACCAACTACTCGTTCGAAGTTTACGAGGACACAGGTACCGGGACCGCATACTCCAGCTTGCTGGTCTTTGATTTGACGGTATTCGACCGCACGCCTCTTCCTGTGCTCGTTCACGACTCGGTGCTGTTTAAGAACATTGAGAACGACTCTGTGGCGCGGCTCGTTGGGTTCTACCCCAAGGACGGGAAGCAGGCCTTCATCGCTCTGGATGAAGTGGACAAGTACGGACCCGAGGCGGCCGCGATTCTCCGCGGCCGGCGGGCGATCCAGCTCGACGACGACAACCTGCTCTATGACCTCGATTGGCGGGTCCAGAAGGACTAG